The following proteins are encoded in a genomic region of [Eubacterium] hominis:
- a CDS encoding DNA alkylation repair protein, translating to MMEPLKNMFQEETMRKFAYTLHSYDEDFQVERFLKLVFDEEWETLELKARCRKISISLGKCLPSNYQMAIDILEKAVSGYSFAIFFPDFVEVFGLDDWDISIKVLERNTQYWSSEFAVRAFILKDEKRMMKQMLVWTTHESEHVRRLASEGCRPMLPWGQSIPQFKKDPSPILPILEALKKDDALYVRKSVANNLNDISKTHPQLVIDLMKTWIGKDERTDWIIKHGCRSLLKKGNLEIMQLFGYQAINQVHIKEFHLEKDTIAIGEELVFMFDIVSDQDIKIRIEYGIDYIKANGKTNQKIFKLSEVSLKAGKQLSYVRKQSFKDTSVRKHYTGKHTLTLIINGTACQSLAFDVIKT from the coding sequence ATGATGGAACCACTAAAGAATATGTTTCAAGAAGAAACCATGCGCAAATTTGCGTATACCCTGCATTCCTATGATGAAGATTTTCAAGTAGAAAGATTTTTGAAACTGGTTTTTGATGAAGAATGGGAAACATTAGAATTAAAAGCCAGATGTCGTAAGATAAGTATAAGTTTAGGAAAATGCCTGCCATCGAACTATCAAATGGCGATAGATATCCTTGAAAAAGCGGTTTCTGGTTATTCTTTTGCGATTTTCTTTCCTGATTTTGTAGAAGTATTTGGCTTAGATGATTGGGATATATCTATTAAAGTGTTAGAGCGAAATACCCAATACTGGTCATCGGAATTTGCGGTAAGAGCATTTATTTTAAAAGATGAAAAGCGGATGATGAAGCAAATGTTAGTGTGGACAACACATGAAAGTGAACATGTCAGAAGGCTTGCTAGTGAGGGATGTCGTCCAATGCTTCCTTGGGGTCAATCCATTCCACAGTTTAAGAAAGATCCATCACCAATCTTACCTATATTAGAAGCATTAAAAAAAGATGATGCATTGTATGTAAGAAAAAGTGTCGCTAATAATTTAAATGATATATCGAAAACGCATCCACAACTTGTGATTGATCTGATGAAAACATGGATTGGAAAAGATGAAAGAACGGATTGGATCATCAAACATGGTTGTCGAAGTCTATTGAAAAAAGGTAATCTAGAGATTATGCAGCTTTTTGGATATCAGGCGATCAATCAAGTGCATATAAAAGAATTTCATTTGGAAAAGGATACGATAGCGATTGGAGAAGAATTAGTTTTTATGTTTGATATTGTATCAGATCAGGATATAAAAATAAGGATAGAATATGGTATTGATTACATAAAAGCAAATGGGAAAACAAATCAAAAGATATTCAAGTTATCAGAAGTAAGCCTGAAAGCTGGTAAACAGTTATCTTATGTAAGAAAACAATCCTTCAAGGATACAAGTGTAAGAAAGCATTATACAGGTAAGCATACCCTCACATTAATCATCAATGGTACAGCATGTCAAAGCCTTGCTTTTGATGTGATAAAAACATAA
- a CDS encoding NTP transferase domain-containing protein: MNLTLNQFETLVYIERHQDYKLTQRHLSKQLDLSLGVINKTLAELTEMELIKADGSIYDVTLKGYEWLEPYRVKKAIFLAAGFGSRMVPITLNTPKPLVLVHGKRIIETLLDAVIAAGIEDITIVRGYLGEQFDVLLHKYPKIKFIENPLYNETNNISSAYLIKDMMENAYVLESDLLLFNPDIIRKYEYTTNYCGIKMDVTDDWCFYTKKGYISKLAVGGQDCHQMVGISYWNKEDGKKMSEDIDKVFRMPGGKEKYWDEVALRECLDHHKVMVKSVHKEDIVEIDTFKELKQIDPIYNV; the protein is encoded by the coding sequence ATGAATTTAACATTAAATCAATTTGAAACACTTGTATATATCGAACGTCATCAGGATTATAAATTAACACAGCGTCATTTAAGTAAACAATTGGACTTGTCTTTGGGTGTTATTAATAAAACACTCGCGGAATTAACAGAGATGGAATTAATCAAGGCAGATGGTTCTATTTATGATGTGACTTTAAAAGGATATGAATGGCTGGAACCATATCGTGTAAAAAAAGCAATTTTCTTAGCAGCTGGATTTGGCTCAAGAATGGTACCAATTACACTAAATACACCAAAGCCATTGGTTTTGGTACATGGAAAACGTATTATTGAAACGTTGTTAGATGCAGTCATTGCAGCTGGTATTGAGGATATCACGATCGTACGTGGATATTTAGGAGAACAGTTTGATGTATTGTTACATAAATATCCAAAGATTAAATTTATTGAAAATCCACTATATAATGAAACAAACAACATTTCTAGTGCATATCTGATTAAGGATATGATGGAAAATGCTTATGTTTTAGAAAGTGATTTATTACTGTTTAATCCGGATATCATCCGTAAATATGAGTATACTACCAATTACTGTGGTATTAAAATGGATGTCACAGATGATTGGTGCTTCTATACCAAGAAAGGTTATATCAGCAAGCTGGCAGTTGGTGGACAGGATTGTCATCAAATGGTTGGTATATCTTACTGGAATAAAGAAGATGGAAAAAAGATGTCTGAAGATATTGATAAAGTTTTCCGTATGCCAGGAGGAAAAGAAAAATATTGGGATGAAGTTGCTTTAAGGGAATGTTTAGATCATCATAAAGTTATGGTAAAATCGGTACATAAAGAAGATATTGTAGAGATTGATACCTTTAAAGAGCTGAAACAGATTGATCCAATCTATAACGTATAG
- a CDS encoding DUF1905 domain-containing protein, translating to MNDKTYEFDAIIQKVEGIDGAYIEFPYDVKAEFGKGRVMVHATFDGYPYDGSLVKMKTVNHIIGIRKDIRQVIQKQPGDKIHVTIKERSKS from the coding sequence ATGAACGATAAAACATATGAGTTTGACGCAATTATTCAAAAAGTAGAAGGCATTGATGGAGCGTATATTGAGTTTCCATATGATGTAAAAGCAGAATTTGGCAAAGGCAGAGTAATGGTGCATGCGACATTTGATGGCTATCCTTATGATGGAAGTCTGGTAAAAATGAAAACAGTGAACCATATCATCGGTATTCGAAAGGATATTCGACAGGTAATACAAAAACAGCCAGGCGACAAAATTCATGTGACGATTAAAGAAAGAAGCAAATCTTAA
- a CDS encoding heavy-metal-associated domain-containing protein produces the protein MEKVFMVEGMMCGNCEKRVNNAVTALDGVSECKANAQENNATVIFDSSKVSEDQIKEAIEEIGYDVK, from the coding sequence ATGGAAAAAGTATTTATGGTAGAAGGCATGATGTGTGGCAATTGTGAAAAACGTGTCAACAATGCAGTAACCGCATTGGATGGTGTAAGTGAATGTAAAGCAAATGCACAGGAAAACAATGCGACAGTAATTTTTGATTCTAGTAAAGTAAGCGAAGATCAAATTAAAGAGGCAATCGAAGAAATAGGATACGATGTGAAATAA
- a CDS encoding AAA family ATPase, whose amino-acid sequence MKKLPIGISDYKDVRTERCLYIDKTMFIEKLEHCEDRFVQFLRPKHFGKSLFLSMLSYYYDISYEQDFDQLFYDTYIHDHPTREKNKYHVLTFDFSKLDMKDCKELKKAYCEEIKNTCEKFMRKIKASIDLDIDQNPYAILSDFLDVVTQFIDCPLYIMVDECDHFSDELMSTHFHDFQNMIGKNGFIRKFYETLKIGKEKGIIQRVMVTGVTPIILDTMSMDNQIGVNISLYSDFHEMMGLNENEILQCMSSVQPQHTFMDHIKEKFDGYLFSKDGKHHLYPPELILRYLDETHYHDSESSEELEKSIVKEYQELHRLLQISKDYQRNQCIQRLVNGEQPSIFMSEEFMMDSHFSLDDFCSLMFYLGYLTISEKEGSGISLKIPCQAMQNIFVGYFKNFEEDMDMF is encoded by the coding sequence ATGAAAAAATTACCGATTGGGATTTCGGATTACAAGGATGTCAGAACTGAGCGTTGCTTATATATAGATAAGACCATGTTTATAGAAAAACTTGAGCATTGCGAAGATCGCTTTGTTCAGTTTTTACGGCCAAAACATTTTGGGAAATCATTGTTTTTATCCATGCTCTCTTATTATTATGATATATCATATGAACAGGATTTTGATCAGCTTTTCTATGATACATATATCCATGATCATCCAACTAGAGAAAAAAATAAATATCATGTATTAACATTTGATTTCTCAAAACTGGATATGAAAGATTGTAAAGAATTGAAAAAAGCGTATTGTGAAGAAATCAAAAATACTTGTGAGAAGTTTATGCGGAAGATAAAGGCATCGATAGATTTAGATATTGATCAAAATCCCTATGCGATTTTGTCCGATTTTCTTGATGTAGTGACACAGTTCATTGATTGTCCATTATATATTATGGTGGATGAATGTGATCATTTTTCTGATGAATTGATGTCAACTCATTTCCATGATTTTCAGAATATGATAGGAAAGAATGGATTCATTCGTAAATTTTATGAAACCTTAAAAATAGGAAAAGAAAAGGGCATTATACAAAGAGTGATGGTGACAGGCGTCACGCCTATTATATTAGATACTATGAGCATGGATAATCAAATTGGCGTAAATATTTCGCTATATTCTGATTTTCACGAAATGATGGGACTTAATGAAAATGAAATCTTACAATGTATGAGCAGTGTACAGCCTCAGCATACTTTCATGGATCATATCAAAGAAAAATTTGATGGATATTTGTTTTCAAAAGATGGAAAACATCATTTATATCCTCCGGAATTAATCTTGCGATATCTTGATGAAACGCATTATCATGATTCTGAATCAAGTGAAGAACTGGAAAAATCAATTGTCAAGGAATATCAAGAATTACATCGCCTCTTACAGATATCAAAGGATTATCAAAGAAATCAATGTATCCAGCGTCTTGTGAATGGAGAACAGCCTTCTATTTTTATGAGTGAAGAATTTATGATGGATTCACATTTTTCTTTGGATGATTTTTGTTCCCTGATGTTTTATCTGGGATATTTAACTATTAGTGAAAAAGAAGGCAGTGGGATTTCTTTAAAGATACCATGTCAGGCAATGCAAAATATTTTTGTAGGATATTTTAAGAATTTTGAAGAGGATATGGATATGTTTTAA